The Latilactobacillus sakei subsp. sakei DSM 20017 = JCM 1157 genome includes a window with the following:
- the rplW gene encoding 50S ribosomal protein L23, with amino-acid sequence MEARDVILRPVVTESSMAAMDDKKYTFDVDVRANKTQVRYAIEEIFGVNVKNVNIMNVRGKLKRQGRYAGYTKKRRKAIVTLTADSKEIKIFED; translated from the coding sequence ATGGAAGCACGCGATGTTATTTTACGCCCAGTAGTTACTGAAAGCTCAATGGCTGCAATGGACGACAAGAAATACACATTTGATGTTGATGTTCGTGCCAACAAAACACAAGTGCGTTACGCAATCGAAGAAATCTTTGGTGTCAACGTTAAAAACGTTAATATCATGAACGTTCGTGGCAAGTTAAAACGCCAAGGTCGCTATGCGGGTTACACTAAGAAACGCCGTAAAGCAATCGTGACATTAACAGCTGACTCAAAAGAAATCAAGATTTTTGAAGATTAA